The Methanococcoides methylutens MM1 genome has a window encoding:
- a CDS encoding glycine betaine ABC transporter substrate-binding protein — MVVMLSLFAAGCTGQDDAGEDEAVSEEITVGYVLWDGEIASTNVIQQVLEMKGYEVEIIAVDAGALYQGLSQGDFDFTTSAWLPITQENYWNQYGDQLVNVRHNLEGCQLGLAVPTYVEIDSIDELNANKEAFDSEIIGIDPGAGIMQNTENAIEAYELDYTLISSSTAGMTAELSRAIADEEPIVVTLWSPHWAFGRWDLKYLDDPEGVYGQADNVDTLTRIGFEEDMPEVYDVLTRFHWSHEDIQSVMLDMENGMTPEEAAAKWIENNPEKVNEWLGE, encoded by the coding sequence ATGGTAGTAATGCTGAGTCTTTTTGCAGCAGGTTGTACAGGACAGGATGATGCTGGCGAAGACGAAGCAGTTTCCGAAGAGATTACAGTCGGATACGTCCTCTGGGACGGAGAGATCGCAAGTACCAATGTGATCCAGCAGGTCCTTGAGATGAAGGGCTATGAAGTTGAGATCATTGCAGTTGATGCAGGAGCACTTTACCAGGGCCTCTCACAGGGAGACTTCGATTTCACAACATCTGCATGGTTACCTATCACACAGGAGAACTACTGGAACCAGTATGGCGATCAGCTTGTCAATGTAAGACATAATCTCGAAGGATGCCAGCTTGGACTTGCAGTACCTACATACGTTGAAATTGATTCCATCGATGAGCTCAATGCTAACAAGGAAGCATTCGATTCTGAGATAATCGGTATCGACCCAGGTGCAGGTATCATGCAGAACACTGAGAATGCAATTGAAGCATACGAGCTTGATTACACACTTATCTCAAGCAGTACAGCAGGTATGACCGCTGAGCTTAGCAGGGCTATCGCTGATGAAGAGCCTATTGTTGTCACCCTCTGGTCACCACACTGGGCATTTGGTCGCTGGGATCTCAAATACCTCGATGATCCCGAGGGCGTATATGGTCAGGCAGATAATGTGGACACCCTTACACGCATTGGCTTTGAAGAAGACATGCCAGAAGTGTATGATGTGCTCACAAGGTTCCACTGGTCACATGAAGACATTCAGTCTGTAATGCTTGACATGGAGAACGGTATGACTCCTGAAGAGGCTGCCGCAAAGTGGATCGAGAACAATCCAGAAAAGGTAAACGAGTGGCTTGGTGAGTAA
- the radC gene encoding DNA repair protein RadC: MPDHKVRIHDMPEEERPRERLLKHGPGSLSNAELLSIILRTGSKDENVLHMCSRILSEYNLKQLSQANISQLTKIRGVGPAKATQIAAVFELARKLEIFIDDPKRKIRSAGDVYSLLYPKHREVKKEVLTALYLDTKNQILREEIVSIGSLNANIVHPREVFKSALMESSASVILTHNHPSGDPSPSREDIAVTEKLVEGGKILGISVLDHVIIGDGRYVSLKEEGFIS, translated from the coding sequence ATGCCTGACCACAAAGTGCGGATACATGATATGCCTGAAGAAGAACGTCCCAGGGAACGCCTTCTAAAACACGGTCCCGGCTCATTGTCCAATGCAGAACTATTGTCAATTATCCTCCGCACAGGCTCAAAGGATGAGAACGTACTGCACATGTGCTCACGCATCCTTTCTGAATACAACCTGAAGCAGCTCAGTCAGGCAAACATCAGCCAGCTCACAAAGATACGCGGTGTAGGTCCTGCAAAAGCAACCCAGATAGCTGCTGTCTTTGAACTTGCCAGAAAACTGGAGATCTTCATTGACGACCCAAAAAGGAAGATAAGGTCTGCCGGAGATGTCTATTCTTTACTTTATCCTAAACACAGGGAGGTCAAGAAAGAGGTACTCACTGCTCTTTATCTTGATACCAAGAACCAGATATTGCGTGAAGAGATCGTGTCCATTGGCAGCCTGAACGCGAACATCGTCCACCCTCGCGAGGTGTTCAAGTCAGCACTGATGGAATCCTCGGCATCGGTCATACTGACCCATAACCACCCTTCAGGCGATCCTTCACCAAGCAGGGAGGATATCGCTGTAACTGAAAAGCTTGTTGAGGGTGGGAAGATCCTCGGGATCAGTGTGCTTGATCACGTGATAATTGGGGATGGCAGGTATGTCAGTTTGAAAGAGGAAGGTTTCATTAGTTAA
- a CDS encoding dihydrofolate reductase family protein produces MSRNIILYIAMSLDGYIARKNGDVDWLEGDGSEPDADIGYDEFYGTIDTVIMGRKTYDQILTFGEYPYKGTKGYIYTSEKRDNNEDVEFTDENVEDLIEKLKNEDGKNIWLIGGAGVIDDFLKKGLIDEYFICVMPCILGEGIPLFKDINPEIKLKLLKTETVNGMVMLHYAKR; encoded by the coding sequence ATGAGTAGAAATATCATTTTGTACATTGCAATGAGCCTGGATGGTTACATCGCACGAAAGAACGGTGATGTTGACTGGCTGGAAGGCGATGGCTCTGAACCGGATGCTGATATTGGTTATGATGAATTCTATGGAACCATTGATACAGTGATCATGGGTCGGAAGACCTACGACCAGATACTTACTTTCGGAGAATATCCATACAAGGGGACCAAAGGATACATCTACACATCAGAAAAGAGGGACAACAACGAAGATGTTGAATTCACTGATGAAAATGTCGAAGATCTCATCGAGAAATTAAAGAACGAGGATGGGAAGAATATCTGGTTAATAGGCGGTGCAGGTGTCATTGATGATTTCTTAAAGAAAGGCCTGATCGACGAATACTTCATTTGTGTTATGCCTTGTATTCTGGGAGAAGGGATTCCTCTTTTCAAAGACATCAATCCTGAGATCAAGTTGAAATTGTTAAAGACTGAAACTGTGAATGGAATGGTAATGCTCCATTATGCGAAAAGGTAA
- the uvrA gene encoding excinuclease ABC subunit UvrA — protein sequence MDQFIEIKGAKEHNLKNVSAKIPKNKLVVLAGPSGSGKSTFAMDILQRECQRQYMESMGLVTDGMSKPKVDDIIGLSPSIAISQRLTNRNPRSTVGTSTEILTYLRVLYAKLGERPCPNCGHIVKPVFQDDSDFEDEIEDLDDQHSDEDFQDGEFVECNNCHTKLPKLKMASFSFNKPDGFCPTCSGLGVVSTIDLTPILDKNLSIKEGAVKLWGDTFGEHYSKVFETAGKHYRIELDASKPVKDFNEIERLVFYHGVESEEFKKLYPDKKTPKRVMDGKFEGVITFMKKKSADNIQKGISNKKIGACFKMQECSDCKGTRLRKESREVTLNNRSIVELSDYTIKELLEWTESIPENLSEDSLIIAKPVLFDIRKRILGLVNIGLDYLTIGRAMTTLSGGEGQRLRLASLLDSGLTGVLYVLDEPTTGLHPKDVDKLIHSLKKLRDLGNTVLVIEHDLDFIKKADHVIDFGPESGIEGGQIIAEGTPEEISENPNSVTGKYLTTKNRVVNENKLLSKDKISIINAYEHNLKNVNIDVPIKELVCFTGVSGSGKSTLVFDVLRNWTMQEKVKCEKIVGLEKVQRIITVDQKPIGRASRSNVATYTDIFTQIRTLFSGLDDAKKRNLSKKHFSFNIKGGRCEKCFGLGVINLDMQFLPDTDVPCPVCHGKRFKKDVLQVKYKGYSISDILNLSIDENIEIFKSKPAIHNKLMTLKQVGLGYLELGQSTSTLSGGECQRIKLSKELGKTSDKNTLFLLDEPTSGLHPRDIDKLIRLLKRIVREGNTVLIIEHSLEMVSNADWIIDLGPHGGSDGGKIIFEGTPMEIMECESSHTGKYLKSFLN from the coding sequence ATGGACCAATTCATTGAGATAAAAGGAGCGAAAGAACACAATCTGAAGAATGTGTCAGCTAAGATACCTAAGAATAAACTGGTTGTTCTAGCTGGTCCATCTGGTTCGGGAAAGTCGACTTTTGCCATGGATATATTGCAAAGAGAGTGTCAGCGGCAGTATATGGAATCAATGGGATTGGTTACTGATGGAATGAGTAAACCAAAAGTTGATGACATCATCGGTCTATCCCCATCTATTGCCATTAGCCAGAGGTTAACAAACAGAAATCCCAGATCAACTGTAGGAACATCAACAGAAATACTCACTTATTTGAGAGTATTATATGCAAAGTTAGGGGAAAGACCATGCCCAAACTGTGGCCATATTGTAAAACCAGTATTTCAGGATGATTCGGACTTCGAGGATGAGATCGAAGATCTGGATGATCAGCACTCTGATGAGGATTTCCAGGATGGAGAGTTTGTTGAATGTAACAACTGTCATACAAAGCTCCCAAAATTGAAAATGGCTAGCTTTTCCTTTAACAAACCAGATGGATTTTGTCCAACCTGTTCAGGTTTAGGTGTAGTTAGTACAATTGACCTGACACCTATTTTAGATAAGAACCTGTCAATAAAAGAAGGTGCTGTAAAGTTATGGGGAGATACCTTTGGAGAACATTATTCCAAGGTGTTTGAAACGGCAGGGAAACACTATAGAATAGAGCTGGATGCTTCAAAACCAGTAAAAGATTTCAATGAAATTGAACGATTGGTCTTTTACCATGGAGTTGAAAGTGAAGAGTTCAAGAAACTTTATCCAGACAAGAAAACTCCGAAAAGGGTCATGGATGGTAAATTTGAAGGCGTAATTACCTTCATGAAAAAGAAATCTGCTGACAATATCCAGAAAGGCATCTCCAACAAAAAGATAGGAGCCTGCTTTAAGATGCAGGAATGTAGTGACTGTAAAGGAACTCGCCTTCGCAAGGAAAGCAGGGAAGTAACACTGAACAATAGATCTATTGTTGAATTATCGGACTATACGATTAAAGAGCTTCTGGAGTGGACAGAAAGCATACCTGAGAACTTATCTGAAGATAGTTTGATCATAGCAAAACCAGTACTTTTCGATATAAGAAAAAGAATCCTGGGTTTAGTGAACATCGGATTAGATTACCTGACAATTGGCAGAGCCATGACAACGTTATCTGGAGGAGAAGGGCAAAGACTAAGGCTGGCCTCCCTACTGGATTCTGGATTAACTGGTGTATTATATGTATTGGATGAACCAACGACTGGACTTCATCCAAAGGATGTAGACAAACTAATTCATTCTTTGAAGAAATTAAGGGATCTTGGTAATACAGTACTTGTTATAGAGCATGATCTTGATTTCATAAAAAAAGCTGATCATGTGATTGATTTTGGTCCTGAGTCGGGTATTGAAGGCGGTCAAATTATAGCTGAAGGAACACCTGAAGAAATAAGTGAAAATCCAAACTCAGTTACCGGTAAATATCTTACTACAAAGAATCGGGTAGTCAATGAAAACAAATTATTATCCAAAGATAAGATCAGCATCATTAATGCATATGAACATAACTTAAAAAATGTAAATATCGATGTTCCGATAAAGGAGTTAGTCTGTTTCACAGGAGTTTCCGGATCTGGTAAATCAACGTTGGTTTTTGATGTACTGCGTAATTGGACCATGCAGGAAAAAGTAAAGTGTGAAAAAATAGTTGGTCTTGAGAAAGTCCAGAGAATCATCACAGTTGATCAAAAACCAATAGGAAGAGCTTCAAGATCAAATGTAGCTACTTACACCGATATTTTCACACAGATCAGAACACTTTTTTCAGGACTGGATGATGCAAAAAAGAGAAACTTAAGCAAAAAACACTTCTCCTTCAATATAAAGGGCGGGAGATGCGAGAAATGTTTCGGGTTGGGAGTGATTAATTTAGATATGCAGTTCCTCCCAGATACTGATGTACCCTGTCCAGTGTGTCATGGTAAAAGGTTCAAAAAAGATGTATTGCAAGTTAAGTACAAAGGCTACAGCATCTCGGATATTTTGAATCTATCAATTGATGAAAATATTGAGATATTCAAATCAAAACCAGCTATTCATAATAAGTTAATGACGCTTAAACAAGTCGGACTTGGATATTTAGAATTAGGACAATCCACAAGCACATTATCCGGAGGAGAATGTCAAAGGATAAAACTATCCAAAGAGTTGGGAAAAACAAGTGATAAGAATACGTTGTTCTTATTGGATGAACCAACATCAGGATTACATCCACGTGATATTGACAAATTAATCAGGTTACTCAAGAGAATTGTTAGAGAAGGAAATACAGTTCTAATTATTGAACATTCTTTAGAAATGGTATCCAATGCAGATTGGATCATTGATCTTGGACCACATGGTGGAAGTGATGGAGGCAAGATTATTTTTGAAGGAACACCTATGGAGATCATGGAATGCGAATCTTCCCATACAGGCAAATATCTTAAGTCATTTCTAAATTAA
- a CDS encoding glycine betaine/L-proline ABC transporter ATP-binding protein translates to MPKPKKKIEVRNLTKIFGKRPKKALSLIETGSSKSEIFEKTGQNVGLYNVNFDIYEGEIFVIMGLSGSGKSTLLRCINRLIEPTDGHVLLDGDDVATATAEELREMRRKKMGMVFQNFALIPHRTVLDNVAYGLEIQGVSKDERYPKAEEAIETVGLKGYEESKTSQLSGGMQQRVGLARALATDPDILLMDEAFSALDPLIRSEMQDELLALEDKMQKTIVFVSHDLDEALKLGDRIMIMNDGKIAQIGTAEEILTEPADDYVSKFVAGVDRTKIFTAEAVMKRAEPVVSINSGPKVALQLMREHGISSIFVVNREKHVEGIITVDDALGASKEGKTLRDIMSDDVTTIHPDTPLNELIPVIENSSPLAVTRDDGKLTGIIVRGSVLGALAIEEV, encoded by the coding sequence ATTCCAAAGCCAAAAAAGAAAATTGAAGTAAGAAATTTAACTAAGATTTTTGGGAAGCGTCCCAAAAAAGCACTTTCTCTCATCGAAACCGGTTCCTCAAAAAGTGAAATTTTTGAAAAGACCGGTCAGAACGTTGGACTCTACAACGTTAATTTCGATATCTACGAAGGCGAAATTTTTGTAATAATGGGCCTCTCCGGCTCAGGAAAATCCACTCTTTTGCGCTGTATTAACCGCCTGATAGAACCAACCGATGGCCATGTCCTCCTTGATGGTGACGATGTGGCCACTGCAACCGCTGAAGAACTGCGAGAAATGCGCAGGAAAAAGATGGGAATGGTCTTCCAGAATTTTGCACTTATTCCCCACAGAACCGTTCTCGATAATGTTGCTTACGGTCTGGAGATACAGGGAGTATCAAAAGATGAGAGGTATCCTAAAGCTGAAGAGGCAATCGAGACAGTTGGTCTCAAAGGATATGAAGAAAGCAAGACATCCCAGCTTAGCGGAGGTATGCAGCAAAGGGTCGGACTTGCAAGAGCACTTGCAACGGATCCTGACATCCTACTCATGGATGAAGCTTTCAGTGCACTTGATCCCCTTATAAGAAGCGAGATGCAGGATGAGCTGCTTGCACTTGAGGACAAGATGCAGAAAACCATTGTTTTTGTATCCCATGACCTTGATGAAGCCCTGAAACTGGGTGACAGGATCATGATAATGAACGATGGAAAAATCGCACAAATAGGCACTGCTGAAGAGATCCTTACCGAACCTGCGGATGATTATGTCTCAAAGTTCGTGGCAGGTGTTGACAGGACCAAGATCTTCACCGCAGAAGCAGTTATGAAGCGTGCTGAACCAGTTGTATCGATCAACTCCGGTCCTAAGGTGGCCTTACAGTTAATGCGAGAACATGGAATCTCTTCCATCTTTGTCGTTAACAGGGAAAAGCACGTTGAGGGCATCATTACAGTAGATGATGCATTAGGTGCTTCCAAAGAAGGAAAGACCCTGAGAGACATTATGTCAGATGATGTTACTACCATTCATCCTGACACTCCTTTGAACGAGCTTATCCCGGTAATTGAGAACAGTTCTCCACTTGCAGTGACAAGGGATGATGGAAAACTGACAGGGATAATCGTAAGGGGAAGTGTGCTTGGTGCACTTGCCATCGAGGAGGTGTGA
- a CDS encoding proline/glycine betaine ABC transporter permease, translating to MELTRIPVGEGVEVLVTWIEANFGFLLDVFSDVTDYMISGLNDGLLMFPPILFTLIIAVAAYFIGNKDKRLAIGSAVGLLLLDNLGLWELSMETIALVLSSAFLALLIAIPLGILSAKNEMIFHVLKPILDLMQTMPSFVYLIPAVIFFGLGNVPGLVATIVFAMPPAIRLTNLGIRQVPKELTEVADAFGSTPWQKLVKVELPTALPSIMAGVNQCIMLSLSMVVIAAMIGARGLGYQVLIGIQRVDIGQGFEAGLGIVIIAIILDRFTQHLTPK from the coding sequence ATGGAATTGACCAGAATTCCGGTTGGCGAGGGCGTAGAAGTTCTTGTTACCTGGATCGAAGCTAATTTCGGATTCTTACTTGATGTTTTCAGTGATGTGACCGATTACATGATCTCAGGCCTTAATGATGGCCTGCTCATGTTCCCGCCGATACTGTTCACACTGATCATCGCAGTTGCTGCATATTTCATTGGAAATAAAGATAAAAGACTTGCAATTGGAAGTGCTGTTGGGCTGCTCCTGCTGGATAACCTGGGACTTTGGGAACTATCAATGGAGACGATCGCACTTGTCCTCTCATCAGCATTCCTTGCATTGCTTATTGCAATTCCCCTGGGAATTCTGTCAGCAAAGAATGAAATGATCTTCCATGTGCTCAAGCCAATACTTGACCTGATGCAGACAATGCCTTCATTTGTATACCTCATTCCAGCGGTCATATTCTTCGGACTTGGAAATGTACCGGGCCTTGTTGCGACCATTGTTTTCGCAATGCCTCCGGCTATCAGGCTTACCAACCTTGGTATCAGGCAGGTCCCTAAAGAGCTGACCGAAGTGGCCGATGCATTTGGTTCAACTCCATGGCAGAAGCTTGTCAAAGTCGAGCTTCCAACCGCTTTGCCAAGCATAATGGCAGGTGTCAACCAGTGCATCATGCTCTCACTTTCAATGGTAGTAATTGCTGCCATGATCGGTGCAAGAGGGCTGGGATATCAGGTGCTTATTGGTATCCAGAGGGTCGATATTGGCCAGGGATTCGAAGCAGGACTTGGTATTGTGATCATCGCGATCATACTTGACAGGTTCACACAGCATCTTACACCCAAGTAA
- a CDS encoding MarR family winged helix-turn-helix transcriptional regulator codes for MPDQLSFENVSIYYNKIVNDGKPDNNRDLSARLYLYLTLIKTLGNPTMSELATSARVSKPAVSNAVKKLQEMGLVDIRESTKDRRVSHLCISDTGKEVLEVLDSADQQFFRKIAEILGDDDFKLFADLWERISSGLEEETRS; via the coding sequence ATGCCTGATCAACTGTCCTTTGAAAACGTTAGCATATACTACAACAAGATCGTGAACGACGGAAAACCTGACAATAACAGGGACCTGAGTGCGAGATTATACCTGTATCTCACTCTGATCAAAACGTTAGGCAACCCTACCATGTCGGAACTGGCAACCAGTGCTAGAGTATCAAAACCTGCTGTAAGCAATGCAGTCAAAAAACTTCAGGAGATGGGGCTTGTTGATATCCGTGAATCTACGAAGGATAGACGTGTTTCTCATCTTTGCATTTCCGATACTGGAAAAGAGGTTCTTGAAGTTCTTGATTCTGCAGATCAACAGTTCTTCAGAAAGATAGCGGAAATCCTGGGTGATGACGACTTCAAGCTATTCGCAGATCTTTGGGAGAGAATATCATCAGGACTTGAAGAGGAAACTAGGTCATAA
- a CDS encoding thiamine pyrophosphate-dependent enzyme — MNITDREIGVSEITGLEALYFALIDSKVEMVTGVAGFPVTAVMNYFEKNATPEITTLWMTNEKVALEAALGASASGKRSLVLTKHVGMNVLSDPLVTSVNHTIGAGVVIVAGDDPGVLASQNEQDSRWYGEVSEVAVYDPSNPDASYNSLVRAFELSESTKVPIIVRITDRLEKATGTVTRSAPVEKTEITFDRSIWKLTMRGKHQHFHLHAQPLLLDEAENSPLTRYAKAAETSRIGIISSGYPSTLVDEVLGEDHPEISHLSLNVVSPLPLRKLRQFISDHEKVIVIEESEPFIESHISICENVLGKTTGHLPYGRIEKEHISFAIENCDKGKVSEYTDVETIEKRGARSLCEDCLFLPVYRMLHDLDILIAGDMGCSIRSAPEPLEAVDVGFALGAAISTGSGFEKKSVAVIGDFGLAHSGIVGLINAIQNNRDVLVMVLDNRTAAMTGGQSTPDLAEAVKALCNDVTIFDFNDPKLAESRIGELEELVRDKLSVKGVSVIYVRAECVLYR, encoded by the coding sequence ATGAACATCACTGACAGGGAGATCGGGGTTTCAGAGATCACAGGACTTGAAGCGCTCTATTTTGCATTGATCGACAGCAAGGTGGAGATGGTCACAGGAGTTGCTGGCTTTCCTGTCACTGCCGTAATGAACTATTTTGAGAAGAACGCCACCCCCGAGATCACCACATTGTGGATGACCAATGAGAAGGTCGCCCTGGAGGCGGCACTAGGTGCTTCCGCTTCAGGCAAACGGTCCCTTGTTCTCACAAAGCATGTGGGAATGAACGTCCTTTCCGACCCCCTTGTCACATCTGTTAATCACACTATCGGTGCCGGAGTGGTCATCGTAGCAGGTGATGACCCCGGTGTCCTGGCATCCCAGAATGAACAGGATTCCCGGTGGTACGGTGAGGTTTCCGAGGTCGCTGTTTACGACCCTTCCAATCCGGATGCCTCCTACAATTCTCTTGTAAGGGCTTTCGAGCTTTCCGAAAGCACAAAGGTCCCGATTATAGTAAGGATAACCGATCGCCTTGAGAAGGCCACAGGAACGGTTACAAGATCAGCTCCTGTCGAGAAGACAGAGATCACATTTGACAGGTCCATCTGGAAACTGACAATGCGTGGCAAGCACCAGCATTTCCACTTACATGCACAGCCACTTCTTCTGGACGAAGCAGAGAACAGCCCGCTGACCCGCTATGCTAAAGCCGCTGAGACGAGCAGGATCGGAATAATCTCTTCCGGATATCCATCTACACTTGTGGATGAGGTGCTGGGCGAAGACCATCCAGAGATCTCACATCTTTCACTTAATGTCGTATCCCCGCTTCCTCTCAGGAAATTGAGGCAATTCATATCCGACCATGAAAAGGTCATTGTCATCGAAGAAAGTGAACCCTTCATCGAATCCCACATAAGTATCTGCGAGAACGTGCTTGGAAAGACAACTGGTCATCTACCCTATGGTCGCATTGAGAAAGAGCACATATCCTTTGCTATTGAGAACTGCGATAAGGGGAAGGTATCTGAATATACTGATGTCGAGACCATTGAGAAAAGAGGAGCTCGTTCCCTGTGCGAGGACTGTCTTTTCCTGCCGGTCTACAGAATGCTTCACGATCTGGATATCCTGATAGCAGGCGACATGGGATGTTCCATACGCAGTGCCCCTGAACCTCTTGAAGCCGTTGATGTGGGATTTGCACTTGGTGCCGCTATTTCCACAGGTTCAGGTTTTGAAAAGAAGTCCGTTGCTGTCATAGGTGATTTCGGGCTGGCTCATTCCGGTATCGTGGGTCTGATAAATGCCATCCAGAACAATCGTGACGTGCTTGTGATGGTGCTGGACAACAGGACAGCGGCAATGACCGGAGGGCAATCCACACCTGACCTTGCGGAAGCTGTCAAGGCTCTCTGCAATGATGTCACGATCTTTGATTTCAATGACCCGAAGCTTGCTGAGAGCAGGATAGGGGAGCTTGAAGAGCTTGTGAGGGATAAGCTTTCCGTGAAAGGTGTTTCTGTTATCTATGTCAGGGCTGAGTGTGTTTTGTATAGGTGA
- the mmp11 gene encoding methanogenesis marker protein 11: MKEVELTDPYTIPYRGIYVVCDEENKNAEIIEHTNCYSGAAWSRFHYARSPLIQQARAVGDMTRYLMSTGACDLSLQPSVAAAGIESVVVEGDEVSITYAGLGGGGVGATKCRAFAQGVLRYEVSESGGGKAAKGTIVVPRRERVLIGIDDTDTKEEGATWSMTHNIATALNCNESVYLSHSLVQLFPVSAKTQNCVSTVLEFGCVSKEAKEELLENLEAALLKYSVSDETGMVVLSSFEASKMEEYSTMCRSGELTKDIAMEHAQKNGVDVRLGGNGVIGALASLAWFARPDESVDLEAKL, encoded by the coding sequence ATGAAAGAAGTAGAACTTACAGACCCCTACACAATACCTTACAGGGGCATATATGTAGTCTGCGACGAGGAAAACAAGAACGCAGAGATCATTGAACATACCAATTGCTATAGCGGAGCTGCATGGTCACGTTTTCATTATGCAAGGTCACCCCTGATACAGCAGGCAAGGGCTGTGGGTGACATGACCCGCTATCTTATGAGCACCGGGGCATGCGACCTTTCACTTCAGCCATCTGTGGCTGCTGCAGGAATTGAGTCCGTCGTGGTCGAAGGCGATGAGGTCTCCATCACCTATGCAGGCCTTGGTGGCGGTGGCGTGGGAGCTACCAAATGCAGGGCATTCGCACAGGGAGTACTGCGCTACGAAGTGAGCGAATCCGGTGGAGGAAAGGCTGCCAAGGGAACTATTGTAGTTCCAAGGCGTGAGCGTGTCCTTATTGGTATCGATGATACCGATACAAAGGAAGAGGGTGCCACCTGGTCAATGACACACAACATTGCAACTGCGCTCAACTGCAACGAATCAGTCTATCTTTCACATTCACTTGTACAGCTTTTCCCGGTATCTGCAAAGACGCAGAACTGTGTTTCCACTGTGCTGGAGTTCGGTTGTGTCAGCAAGGAAGCCAAGGAAGAGCTCCTTGAGAACCTTGAAGCTGCCCTCCTCAAATACAGTGTGTCCGATGAGACCGGAATGGTCGTACTATCATCATTTGAAGCCTCCAAGATGGAGGAATACAGCACCATGTGTCGCAGTGGCGAGCTCACTAAGGATATCGCCATGGAGCATGCACAGAAGAATGGTGTTGATGTCAGGCTCGGAGGTAACGGTGTGATCGGTGCTCTTGCATCACTTGCATGGTTCGCACGACCTGATGAATCAGTAGATCTGGAAGCAAAGTTATGA
- a CDS encoding glycine betaine ABC transporter substrate-binding protein produces MKNKSIYVLACFMLALAIIGAGCTSSESNENTVEETETIVLGYPPWDDTRANTFVIKQVLESEGYEVETVNADLGAIFQGVAQGDIDVFAGAWLPTTQGTYWERYEDDLDYVNNISTGAKIGLVVPTYVTIDSIDELNENSEKFEGVIQGIEPGAGIMATTEVALEEYDLDYVLSASSTVGMATELQDSIDNEEWMVVTLWQPHWTFARMDLKFLEDPKNIYGEGDNIVLLARNGLSEDKPEAYAILARYEMDMTDIASIMIDLEQGMDQEEAAAKWIENNPEKVNEWLGE; encoded by the coding sequence TTGAAAAATAAATCAATATACGTGTTAGCATGTTTCATGCTTGCACTGGCCATTATAGGAGCCGGTTGCACATCGTCCGAAAGTAACGAAAATACAGTAGAAGAAACAGAAACTATCGTCCTTGGATATCCTCCATGGGATGATACAAGGGCAAATACCTTCGTAATAAAGCAGGTACTTGAATCAGAAGGATATGAAGTTGAGACCGTAAATGCTGATCTTGGTGCTATTTTCCAGGGAGTTGCACAGGGAGACATCGATGTCTTTGCAGGTGCATGGTTGCCGACAACTCAGGGAACTTACTGGGAAAGATATGAAGATGACCTTGATTATGTTAATAACATAAGCACTGGCGCAAAGATCGGACTGGTTGTTCCTACCTATGTTACTATTGACTCCATAGACGAACTTAACGAAAATAGTGAGAAGTTCGAAGGAGTTATACAGGGAATTGAACCAGGTGCAGGAATAATGGCAACCACTGAAGTTGCACTTGAAGAATACGACCTTGATTATGTACTAAGTGCAAGCAGTACAGTTGGAATGGCAACTGAGCTGCAGGATTCCATCGACAATGAAGAGTGGATGGTTGTAACCCTGTGGCAGCCACACTGGACATTTGCAAGAATGGACCTTAAATTCCTGGAAGACCCGAAGAATATCTATGGCGAGGGTGACAACATTGTCCTCCTGGCAAGAAATGGCCTCTCAGAGGACAAACCAGAAGCATATGCGATCCTTGCAAGATATGAGATGGATATGACAGATATCGCATCCATTATGATAGACCTTGAACAGGGAATGGATCAAGAAGAAGCAGCAGCAAAATGGATCGAGAACAATCCGGAAAAAGTAAACGAGTGGCTTGGTGAGTAA